The following proteins are co-located in the Silene latifolia isolate original U9 population chromosome 1, ASM4854445v1, whole genome shotgun sequence genome:
- the LOC141600431 gene encoding enolase has product MVTIKHVKARQIYDSRGNPTVEADVHLDDGTYARAAVPSGASTGVYEALELRDGGSDFMGKGVLKAVKNVNEIIGPALVGKDPTQQTEIDNFMVQQLDGTVNEWGWCKQKLGANAILAVSLAVCKAGAQVKKIPLYKHIAELAGNKKMVLPVPAFNVINGGSHAGNKLAMQEFMILPIGASSFKEAMKMGSEVYHHLKSVIKKKYGQDATNVGDEGGFAPNIQENKEGLELLKTAIEKAGYTGKVVIGMDVAASEFYKEDKTYDLNFKEDNNDGSQRISGEALKDLYKSFVSEYPIVSIEDPFDQDDWEHYAKMTAEIGEKVQIVGDDLLVTNPKRVGKAINEKSCNALLLKVNQIGSVTESIEAVRMSKKAGWGVMASHRSGETEDTFIADLSVGLSTGQIKTGAPCRSERLAKYNQLLRIEEELGAEAIYAGANFRVPVEPY; this is encoded by the exons ATGGTTACCATCAAGCACGTCAAAGCTCGACAGATCTACGACAGTCGTGGTAACCCTACCGTTGAG GCTGATGTTCATCTAGACGATGGAACTTATGCTAGAGCAGCTGTTCCTAGTGGCGCATCCACTG GAGTCTATGAAGCTCTTGAGCTCAGGGACGGAGGTTCTGACTTCATGGGAAAAGGTGTTCTTAAG gCTGTCAAGAATGTAAATGAAATTATTGGCCCTGCGTTGGTTGGCAAG GACCCAACTCAGCAGACTGAAATTGACAACTTCATGGTTCAACAACTCGATGGAACTGTCAATGAGTGGGGATGGTGCAAGCAGAAG TTGGGAGCAAACGCCATCTTGGCTGTTTCCCTTGCTGTCTGCAAAGCTGGAGCCCAAGTCAAGAAAATTCCATTGTACAAG CACATTGCTGAGCTCGCTGGTAACAAGAAGATGGTCTTGCCAGTCCCAGCTTTTAATGTCATCAACGGTGGTTCCCATGCTGGCAACAAGCTTGCCATGCAGGAGTTCATGATTCTTCCTATTGGAGCTTCTTCATTCAAGGAAGCCATGAAAATGGGCAGTGAAGTATACCACCATTTGAAG AGTGTGATCAAGAAGAAGTATGGCCAAGATGCAACCAATGTTGGTGATGAGGGCGGCTTTGCTCCTAATATCCAG GAGAACAAGGAAGGTCTTGAGTTGCTCAAGACAGCCATTGAGAAGGCCGGATACACTGGCAAG GTGGTTATTGGGATGGATGTTGCTGCTTCTGAGTTCTACAAGGAAGACAAGACTTATGACTTAAACTTCAAGGAAGAC AACAATGATGGGTCACAAAGGATCTCCGGTGAAGCTCTAAAGGATCTTTACAAGTCATTTGTGTCCGAGTACCCCATTGTGTCAATTGAAGATCCTTTTGACCAGGATGACTGGGAGCATTATGCTAAGATGACTGCAGAAATCGGAGAGAAAGTACAAATTGTTGGAGACGATCTCTTGGTCACCAACCCCAAG AGGGTTGGCAAGGCCATTAATGAAAAGTCTTGCAATGCACTTCTTCTCAAGGTTAACCAAATTGGGTCTGTGACCGAAAGTATTGAGGCTGTGAGGATGTCCAAGAAGGCTGGATGGGGTGTGATGGCTAGTCACCGCAG TGGTGAAACCGAGGACACCTTTATTGCTGATCTTTCTGTGGGTCTCTCCACG GGCCAAATCAAAACCGGAGCTCCTTGCAGATCTGAGCGTCTAGCTAAATACAACCAG CTCTTGCGTATTGAAGAGGAGCTCGGTGCAGAAGCTATTTATGCTGGAGCTAACTTCCGTGTACCTGTTGAGCCCTACTAA